A genomic window from Salvia miltiorrhiza cultivar Shanhuang (shh) chromosome 5, IMPLAD_Smil_shh, whole genome shotgun sequence includes:
- the LOC130987012 gene encoding uncharacterized protein LOC130987012, producing MSTSSNMLSVKVVFISTSVLSAAIMLSTTDIAVYAPWIYNGVVSWLRPPYLYLVINCIIITIVASSKLQLATDDVPIAPPLDAVQQPAEISQPDFLSLAAEYKYDGAEKGLESDALDSGGSNESENSISSGADAADDDAMCNKENECVVVATAAENNDATDFVKPPASARFSHRRNFKSSPEGGRRVLGVSKWKKQDTLENTWKTIREGRLKKSETWERHNPPPAFKTMTKAETFKERSEPSLSQDELNRRVEAFITKFNEDMRLQRQDSLNHYTEIIKR from the exons ATGTCGACATCAAGTAATATGCTGTCCGTTAAAGTCGTGTTTATATCCACGAGCGTTTTATCAGCTGCAATCATGCTAAGCACCACCGATATCGCCGTTTACGCACCCTGGATCTACAATGGCGTCGTTTCGTGGCTACGACCTCCGTATCTGTACCTCGTTATCAACTGCATCATCATCACCATCGTCGCTTCCTCCAAACTCCAGTTGGCGACCGACGACGTGCCAATTGCGCCGCCGTTGGACGCCGTGCAGCAGCCTGCTGAAATCTCTCAACCGGATTTTCTGAGTCTGGCGGCAGAGTATAAGTACGATGGCGCCGAGAAAGGATTGGAGTCTGACGCGCTCGATTCAGGAGGCAGCAACGAGAGTGAAAATTCGATTTCCAGCGGCGCTGATGCCGCGGACGATGATGCGATGTGCAATAAGGAGAACGAGTGCGTCGTGGTGGCTACTGCCGCCGAGAATAATGATGCGACGGATTTCGTTAAGCCGCCGGCTTCTGCTAGGTTCAGTCATCGGAGAAATTTCAAATCCAGCCCCGAag GTGGCAGAAGAGTGCTGGGAGTGTCGAAATGGAAGAAGCAAGACACACTGGAGAACACATGGAAGACAATAAGAGAGGGGCGGTTGAAGAAATCGGAGACGTGGGAGCGCCACAATCCCCCGCCGGCATTCAAGACGATGACCAAAGCAGAAACCTTCAAGGAGCGCTCAGAGCCATCGCTGAGCCAGGACGAGCTCAACAGGCGGGTCGAGGCCTTCATCACCAAGTTCAATGAGGATATGAGGCTGCAGCGCCAGGACTCCCTTAACCACTATACGGAAATCATCAAACGATAG